A segment of the Chryseobacterium scophthalmum genome:
ATGTTTTTAATTCAAACTCTATTGATAATTTATGAAAAACACTTAATTTTGGTTATAGATGAAAAGAATATCAGAACTTAAAGAAAGAAAAACGACTCGCAGAGCAACCCGAAATTTTGATTCGGAAGGTAGACGTATTTATGATGAATTTGAATATGATTTACCTTACAAAGCTGATTTTCCACGTAGTGAGAAGCAAAGAGAATGTGCAAAAATATTAGATATAATTCCTTTATTTTTGATTTTCCTTTTCGTTTTTAAACAAAATCTTTTTCTCTCATTTTTGTTTTCAATACCATCTGTAATAATTATTGGAAGTATTACAGAAACTCTTTGGGGGACAACTTTAGGAAAAAAGTTTTTTAAGATGATAGCTATCGATGACTTCGGAAACTTTCCTGATTTTTCTACATCTTTAAAAAGGAATTTTTTGTGTCTAGCAAACTTCCACCCTTCCTTTTCAGAGTATACGACCAAAAATGTAGCATTTGGAACTCAAACATTTTTTAGAACAGATTTAAGTATGCACATGAATAATAAATTATGCAAAACTTATATTGTAAAAGAGCGTCAACTTTCGGAAATCAAAAAACTTCTCAATCATAAAATACTAAATTAATGAAGTATCTATATCTGTTCTTTTTCGTACTTATCATAAACTGTAAACCAAAATCTAAAACAAATAATGGTAAAGATTTCATCGGTTCTTGGAAGACCAATGATTCATTGAATATAAAATTAGAGATAAAACAGAAAACACATGAGAATAGGATAGTTGAAGACAGATATACTGTTACGATTTCTGAACCTCAAAAAGCTCAACGAGAACGTGAAATTAATAATAAACAGTTCAATTATAAATTTGTAGAATCTGAAGAATACAATATATTTCCTTTTAAAGAATTTCTATATGAGAATACAACTTTAAATAAGAATTTTATAGGTTTTAAAAACCAAGATACACTCATCAGAACGTATCCGGATTTTGATGATCAGATTTTCATTCGTGTAAAATAATTTTTTTTTCATTTTAAATAAATAAAATCGGGTTAAGATATGATATCAACCCGATTTTCTTCTTCAGAAAGAATTTATGACTTAAATGATAGTTTTAGATTTAATATTTAAAATCTGATTTTTTAATGTCTTTATTATATTTTAAATCTAATAAGGTAACGACTTGATCACCATTCTCTGATTTGAATATATTTTTTGAACAATAAGTAAGATCTCCAAACTTTTTATAGTCTGTACATACAATAGTTGAGAAAGAATTTTTAGAAGGATTTCTTTTTTCTTCTTTCTTCAACAAGAAACTTTCAGTATCATAAAATAAATTTGTAATACTACCATCTTTAGCGGTTGCTTCTACTTCATTAAGTTTTTGTTCATTATCTGTTTTAATAAACTTCACTTTAAATAATTCAGGATCAAGATAAGCCACTTCATTCATTATGTATTTTCTATCATGTTTATCCTTAAACTCGTCCTGATCGGCAATTTGCTTCTGTCCTTTTACGGTTTCATACCCAGTTTTTCCATCAAACCAAGATCTATAAACAATTCTTCCTTGATATTCTATTTCAAAACTACCTAAATTAGGCGCCATTTCTTTAGTAATGTAATTCACATCTCTTCCATCCATTACAGCAGAAGATTTAGTATAAAGAGTTTTTATATTACTTAAAAGTTCTTTTCCTCCTCTACTATTTATTGCTTTTTCAATGATTTCTTTTGCTTTAATTTCCTCTGTAGTCTGTGAAAAGGCAAAATTATTTGCTATTATTAAGCAAAAGGTAAGCACAGTGGTTATTCGTTTCATATAGTTTTAATTATTTGTAATCTTTAGAATCTCTTCTTGGCTCTTTTAATTCTGGCCATTTCGCGACTTCTCCTTTATCATTTTCGGGCATTGTTCTGCGCTCTCTGCTTGTAAACTCAGGATCTTCAGATGCCATATAAGCTAAAGTTGCAGTAAGGATCACGTTATTTTTCACTTCATCAAAAACAATTTTATCATAGGTATCTTTCGTAGTGTGCCATGTGTAACCAAAATATCCCCAATTTAAAGAACTTAAAGAAAAACCTGGAACTCCTGCTGCAACAAATGAAGCATGATCCGATCCTCCTCCACCCGGCATTCCCGGGAAATCTGTTTTGATGTGATCTCTCACATTTTTTGGAACTGCATTCAGCCATTTCCCGATATAATCATACGATTTTACAAAACCTTGTCCTGCAATATTTACAACTCTTCCGGTTCCATTATCTTGGTTAAAAACTGCCTGAGTTCCTTTAATAATTTCAGGATTATCGGCAACAAAACCTCTTGATCCGTTCAAACCTTGCTCTTCACTTCCCCAAAGTCCGACAACGATGGTTCTTTTAGGATTGGGATAATATTTTTTAAGAATTCTCATTGTTTCAAGCATCGTTAAAACACCTGTTCCGTTATCTGTAGCACCTTGAGCGCCGTCCCAAGAATCTAAATGGGCAGAAAGAATTACATATTCATTAGGTTTTTCTGAACCTTTGATCATTCCGACGGTGTTGAATGTTTTCGCATCTGGAAGAATTTTTGATTGAGCGTCAATTTTAATTCTTGGTTTGCTTCCTTTTTCAGCCATTCTGTACAACATTCCGTAATCTTCTACGTCGATATCAAACATTGGAATTTTTGAAGTTTTGGCTCCGAAAATACGGTTAGCTCCCATAATTCCTGTCCAGTTTGAAATTGCAATTCCGGCTGCACCTGCTTTTTCTAAAGCTTCGGGAAGTGTATTGTTATCATAACCGATATTTTTTACATAATCACGGAAGTCTTTTGAAGCCTGCTCTTTTTCAGCTTTCAGTTTTTCGTATAATTCAGGAGTTGCAAATTCTTTGATCTGCTCATCTGAACGACCGATTTTCTGATATTGAGCCATCAAAACTATTTTTCCTTTTACAGAAGGAAGCCATTGATCGAATTCTGCTTTAGAAGAAACTTTAGGAAGAACTATCACTTCCGCCTCAACTGCTTTTTTCGTTGAAGGACTCCAAGCTAATTGCGTTGCAGAAAGAGATTTTACACGTGGATAAACCATATCGACATGTGTAATTCCTCTTTGCCAACCTTTCCAGGTTCCGAATTGTTGTAAATTGGCTTCAATTCCCCAAGATTTTAATTTATTGGCAGTCCATTCATTAGATTTTAGCATTTCGGGAGTTCCCACCAAACGCGGACCGATACCGTCTAACAATTCGAACGCCATATCTTCTAATTGAGAATGATTATTGGTTTCGTTGACAAAGCTTTCAACAATGGGATTTAATTTCTGAGTGGTTGATTGTGCATTGACAAACTGACTCGCCAAAACTACTGCAGGAACTGCAAAAAAGGTGTTTATCTTCATACTTTTATTGATTGGCATAAAGATAAAGTTATTTAGCGAAAATTAAAATTCTTAGAACCTTCTATTAAAAATAAAAAATTTATGCAAACACGTATGATCAGCGGAAAATGAATTTTTATTTTCTCCCACAGATTACACAGATTTGCACAGATCTAAAATTATAAGTTACTTTATTAGAATTTAAGGCAAACTTTTTAATTTTATAATGAATATTTTATCGCTTTATCCAACTCTATCGGATTATTATATTTTCTTATTTTTTCCTTCAGTCTTTCATTGATTTCACGGGAATTGTTTTGCCCGACTTTAGTTCCGTCATTTAGATGAAATCCTTCATTTGAACGGGTTTGTTGTGTTGCATTTCTTAAATAATTGACAGGGGAATCGTAATATTTTAGCTTAGAATCTTTATATTTTGTCTCATCTACAGCAACACTGCTTCCCAACATATAATCGATGTACATATTTCCTTTTGGATTAGCAATCTTCTGGGTTTTTACCAATTCAAATTTATAATTGTTTTTATCATCGTATAATTCTGTAATTAAACCAGGAAGTCCGTGAAATTTGTAAGGACCTTCCTGAAAAGGAATATCTGTGGTAAACCACGCCGTCCAATTTCTTCCACCCCAGTTTGTAGTCGCTTTTTGCATATTCAAATCTTTTACTTTCTTTTTTTCATTAGTAAGTTTCCAGTTTTGAGTGTTTTTGGAAGAAAGTTTTAAAACAACATTTTCCAAAACATCATAATAATCATAGTCTGCCGTACTGGATTTATGAGTAATAATATGAGATGTATTAAATTTTGAACCGTCAGTAATTGGTAAATTTCTAGTTACCAAAGAATCTCCAACAAAGAAATCACGCGGATAATATTTAATCATTTTAGATTCAATATCGAGATGATAATTTTCTTTAGTGGTAACATTTTCTGTAGAATCTTTTTTGTATTCTACATCATAAATAAAACGGTGAGTCTGCGCTTTTCCAGCAAAACCTGCTAGTAAAACTGTTGATAAAAGTATATTTTTCATGGTAAATTATTTCTTATTGATAAATTCCTGTTCTTCTTCAGAAAGCAAAACAGTAGATTCTTTGTCGTCTTTTACAGGAACATTAAGCCAAATACTTTTGTTAAAATCTACTTTTGGATCTAAACCTTTTTTGTCTGATCTTGCGAATGTGTTGTAAACAACTTCCCGAATTGCTCTTTTCACATGCGTTTCATCTTTGTAAAACATAACATAATTATCGCTTTCAAATTTGCTCAATGCAGGAACATATACTCCGTCTTTTTTGTAAAAATCGTAGGTTAGTTTGGCTTGTCCGTACTTATAATTAAACTCTCTTCCATCCGTTGAAACCTTCTTCTCGGTCGGTAGATCATCCATAGTATAATTAGCTTCAAAAAAAGTAATCACTTTATCGGCTTTATTATACTTAATAGTACCCTCAATATTAGTTCCCCTTTCTGTCTTAATTTTAAAACTAATGAACTGCTCACCGTCTTCTTCTGAAATTAATGTTCCGGAATGCTTCGAATTATGAAATTTAATATTTCGAATAGTTCTGTTTAGTTCATAATTAAAGAAATAAATCCCCATATTATCGTGATTTACTTCATCGGTCTGAGCAAAGAATACGCTGTCAGTATTATTTCTTTTAATATATTTTACATTATTAAGCTGCAACTGAAGAATATCATCGTATTTTTTATCAAAACCATCTCTGAAATTATACATATTGCTTTTACTCCAAAATTTAGCTTCCGAAATAGCCATAAAGTGCAGTTTTTTATTATCAAAAAATTTCTGCTTCATTACTACATCATAAACAGACGGTTCGTCATAATATCTCTTATGATAATTTTTAAAAACATCTTCAAAAAGCGTTTTAATATCTACGGCAATAATTTTCACTTCTTCAATCTCTTTAAAAGCAGGTTGAAGTTTAATGACCGAACTAAAATTTTTGAAGTTTTCTTTCTTAAAACCCGAAGCCGAAATTTCAAAATTTTTAGAATCATTAGTAACAGAAGCAAAACCGTCTTCATTCGTATAAACCAATTGATCTGATAAAATAATTCTGGCATTGGCAATTGGTTTTCCGTTTTCAGCATCTACAACCTGTAATTTTTGTGCCGAGAAAAATGCCGATAATAAAACAAATAAAAAAGAAATGTGTTTCATAAAAAGTTCCGCTATGGTTTATTAGCGGAACAAATATATATTCAAATGAGAATACATTTCAATAAGGTTTGATATATTTAATATTATTTGTGAATATTTAAATTTCTTTAACGATATTTTAAAATTATTCCACTTCAAAAATCGCCTGAATTTCTACAGAAGAATTTACAGGAACAGAAGAAGCTCCAAATGTAGCTCTTGCATGTTTTCCTTTATCACCAAAAACGTCTACCACAAGATCTGAAGCAACATTCATCAAATCGGCGTGCTTTGTATAATCATCTTTCGTATTGAAAATTCCGGTAAGTTGCACCACTTTTTTTACTTTATCTAAATCTCCGTTTACTGCATCTTTTAAAACTGCTAAAACATTCAGCATCGTCTGTTTAGCTGCTTCTTTTACCTGATTTTCATCTACAGAAACACCCAATTTTCCGGGATATAAAATTTTTCCGTCTTTCAGAGCAACCTGATTGATAAAAACCAGATTTCCAGATCTTACTAAAGGCTGATAATTTCCGGCAGGTTTTGGAACATTGGGAAGAACAATATTTTTCTCGGCTAAAACCTTTTCTATGCTTTTGTTTTGTGAAATTTTAATTTCAGAATTTTTATTAAAAGTTCCTTTCAAAGCAAATACAACTTTTGCAAAGTTTTTCCCTTGTTCAAAAGCGATTTCCTTTTCACCAGAGCTTGGTCTCTCCACATTTTTAATAGAAGCAAGACTTGTTACCCCCAAAACCGTATTTCCTTGCGGAATATTTTTATCTATTTTTTCAACACCTCGAATTCCGTTTGACACTAAAACCATCCCATGAACCGAAAGACTGTTCCAAAAAGCCTGAACAGCCAATTCATTTCCCGCTCCGCTTCCAGCCGACATAAAAACGGTTGCAGGCATTCCTTCCAATGCGTGATTGGTCCACAAATTCACTGTTTTAGAAAGAAATTCACTCATTCCTGTACTGATATTTCCAAAATAAACGGGTGAACCAAAAGCAATTCCGTCGTATGAACTTAGTTCCTCCACAGAAGCAACCGGAATATCTTTTAAACTTGAATTACTGGATGATTTCACCTGTTTAATTATGCTCTGAACATTTACATTAGCTTCAATTCCGTTAGAGATTTGTTTTGCCAATTCGTAAGTTCCGCCATTGTCAGAATGAATCAGTACTAATACTTTTGCTTTGTTATTTTGAGCCATCATTGCATTTGAAATTATTGTTAAAATAAAAACTGCTAAAAATCTATTGAGTGTTTTCATGTAAATTATTTATGATAATGCAAATTTAGTGCTGTCATTTTTATTAATTTTGCTAAAAACTTTATGCAAAACGCCAAGTCAAAATGTAGTCTTATTGAAAATGAAAACGGATTTCTGGATGATTCCATTGAGAAAGAAGCTTACATTTGGTACGAAGAAAATTGGCAACATGACGATGACGAGCATCTTCATCAACGAGCACAACTTACTTTTGTGAAAGAAGGTTACCAATATTTTCACATTGACAATAAAGTCTATCTTGTTCCGCAAAATCATGTCATCTGGATTCCGTCATTACAAAAACATAAAATAACTTCAGAAGCAGAAACTGTAAAATTGATGGTAAGTTTATTTAAAAATATCCCGGAAAACCAATTTTATAAGACAACACATGTTTTCCCTGCACCTCCGATTTTAAAAGAAATGATTTTTTATGCTAAAAAATGGAATAAAGAAACAGCGGAAAACCATGAACAGGAAGCTTTTATGAATGCATTATTGATTAGCCTTCCCAACTTTTGCAAAGAAAATACGGCTTTACAAATTCCGTTACCTTCGGATTTGAGATTGCTTGAAGTCTGCCAATTTATTAATTTAAATTTCAAAAATGATTACAGTATTGAAGAATTAGCAGAAACCGCAAATCTTTCTGTAAGAAGTCTTCAGCGTATTTTCAAACAGGAAACCGGAATAAGTATAAAGAAATATGCACAATTGATTAAAATTTTGAAAAGTATAGAATTGATTAACTCCAATCAGTTTACATTAAGTGAGGTTGCTTATAAAGTGGGGTACAAAAGTCTTTCAGCATTTACATCATCTTATCAGGCGATAATGAATACGAAGCCAAAAGTAAGTAAGAATATATAATTTTAACCTAAAAAAATAAGCCGACTGAATCAGCCGGCTTATTTTTTATTTTTTTGATTCTTCAACAGAAACTTTTCTGAAGTCTTTGAACAATTTGCTTAGTTCAAGAGCTGATTTACGAGCTCTAGTTCCAGCTGCTTTGTTTCCTTTTTCAACTTGTTGGTTAGCTTCAGTTGTGAACGCTTCAAATTCTGCGTTGATTTTTTCGATAAGTTCTTTCATGTCTATAAAAATTTAGGGTGCAAATATATGGTTTAAGACCATTCCAGCCTAATTGTAGAGGCATTTTTTAATATATAGAATCTAAAATAAAATATCAAAACCCTAAAAATATAAGAGGATATTTTAAAAATACATTGATTATGAATTTAATAGCTCATTCTACGGTTTAAGATAGTATTTCAGCTGAAAAATCAATTTTAACTAAAAAATCTATCATCACACTATTCTTCTTTTCTAATTCTTCATCATTTCACCATTAATTACATCAGATTTTTAACAAAAAAGACGAGAATAAACAAAGAAATTAATGGATTTAGAATAGTTATATGTATGATTAAATTTAGATAAATCAAGTTTTCAACAAAACTAAAATGACATAATCAAACTTGTTTTTGATATTTCTTGAAAAATTACAACAAAATATCAAAATAAAGTAACAATTATCGCCAAGTAATGCCTATTTTTGAAGAATATAACCATTTTTAAAACACAAACTTCAACAATGCATCAAGTATCCGATGAATTAAAAGAAAACGGCTTCAGCATTACTCTCGTTTCTGACATAATAGAACGCAATAATTTCTCAAGAAAATTTAATACACTAGAATATTTTGCAATCTATTTGGTTGCCGAAGATCTCAATATTACTGTTGAGCATAAGCCTTATCATATCCCCGGTGGAAATTCTGTTTTTATTGGGCCACAAAAGAAAGTTGAATTTGGCAATGCATTGGGTAAAGAAATTTATGCGATTGTTTTCACTAAAGAATTTTTCGACAAAACATCAAAAGACAGTATATATCTCAATTCAAGTATTTTTTTTAATAGTAAATCTCACATTTTTGTAGCTCCGTATTTTGGTAATAATGATTACAACAAAATCATATTAATAGAAAGGCTTAAAAGATTTTCTGCCATTGATGAAAAAAACATCTATTTTTCTGCAGCACATAACGCCATAGAAAGTTTAATTCTTGATGCTCATTTGCATATTGATCATAAAAATGACCCCAAAGAACATTTAGAATCTGTAAGCTTAGTCAACCGTTTTACTGTAATTCTTCAGAGAGATTATAAGATTGAAAAAAAAGTTTCTCACTATGCAGACGAACTTAGAGTATCTAGCCGAAAGCTAACTGATATGACAGAATTTGTTTATGGCAAATCTGCCAAGCAAATGATTATAGAGAAAGTAAGATTCGAATGTGAGAAAGCAATTAAATTCTCAAACAAAACATTATCAGAAATTGCATTTGATTTAGGATTTAAAGATGAAGGCAACTTTACTAATTTCGTAAAAAAACATAGCGGAAAAAAACCATCTGATATGAGAGAAATGATTGGCTAAAACACCTATAATTTCCAATAAATTTATTTTTAGACTTCATATTTGCTCTATTTTATAGAGCATTTTTCATTTATATACAATTCTTAACAGTAAAAATATAAAAATATGATATTCAAATACTTATAATTAATTTTTACGTAATAATTTATAAATTTTTACGTAAAAATTATTAAATCAAACCCACAGTAAATTGCATTACGTATATATACTGACTAGATTTGCAGTAATAATTAAAGACAATAAAAAATTATCTATATCAGAAAATAAGAAAGAACACCAAATCACAAAGTTTTTATTAGTATTATAATCTATTCTTTTCAACCGATACATTCATCATATTAATAAACTTTTCATCATCAGTTTTCAATGGTAACTGGATTTATTGAATAAAATCAATGAACCCAGTTACCTTATTTTTTTTTCTAAGCAAAATATGCAATAATCCCTTTCTAAAGCTATTTAAACAGCTATTTGAATTGAATATTCTCATTAAAAATGCTTTTTATTGCAGATTATCTTGCAATCTTAGTCATTTCTGTAAAAATTTGCAAAAAATAAGCATGTTTTTGCAAATCCCAATCTCTAAATGCGCTATATCTTTGCACCCGAAAAGAATAGATAATAACTTATCTTAAATTAAAACTGATTGATAATATGAAACAATTTTTATTCGCGGCAGCTGGATTATTTGCTTTCGCTACAGCTAATGCGCAAAATGTAACATTAAACGTTAAATTAAGCCCAATTCAAACACTTGTTGTAAATCCTACTCAAAAAGTAGTTGATTTAGAATATAAAAACAAAGATGATTATAAAAACGGTGTTACTTCAGAGAAAATAGACCAATTAACTATTTATAGTACAAGTGGTTTTGAGGTTAAAGTAAAAAGCTCAAATGCAGCAATGCAGAATAATGGAGGGAAAAACATCCAGACAAATACTATCAAGATTAAAGCTAAAGCAGGCTCTGAAGCTGTAAACGGAGCTCAGTACTCACAAAGCATAGATCTATCTCCAAATGATTCTAATTTAGTAACTTCGCCAAATGGGGGGGTTGACAGAAAAATCAGTATTGAATATAAAGGAGCTGGAGGAGAAGCTTATTTAGACAATTATATTGCAGGTCAGAACCCTACTGTATATACTACAGAATTAACGTATACGATTGTTAGTAAATAACAAACTATAATCATATAATATTATAGTGTCACAATTTTTTTGTGACACTTTTTATGTACTTAAAAACACCACTATGAACAAAATCACCTTACTTATCTACTTTCTGATGATACAAATCAGTGCACAGACAGGTATTTCGGTTTCTCCACCGAGAATTTATTTTGAATCTGCAGCTGGATCAAGTAGTACTCAGAAAATAACCGTTACCAATGTGAGTTCAAAAAACACATTAGACCTTGCGGTAAGCTTGGGAGATTGGGATTATGACGAAAAAGGTGAAAACAGAATGTATGCAGCAGGTACATTAAAAAACTCTTGTGCAAGCTGGATAAACATCAAAAAAGACGACAACTACTTTAGTCTTGGTCCTGGAGAGAGAAAAGATATTGAAGTAACGCTTACTCAACCTAATATAAATCAGGATAAACTGTCTGCACACACCGCAGTATTATTTGTAAGCCAAATGAATCCTGTAGATGATGTAGATAGTAATGGAGCAAAAATTAAAGTAAGTATTCGTTCAGGAATTAAAGTTTTTCATAAAGCACCAGAAGTAACAAAAAGAAAAATTGAAATTAAAGATCTGAAATTTGACAGCTCAAAAAAGCTATTGAATATTACCTTTGAAAATCAATCTGATATCTGGACCGATGGGAAAATTATAACAGATATTATCAATACAAGCACAGGTAAAAAGATCACTATAGACCCGCTTGTTTTCTATACACTACCCGGAAATATTCGTAAAGTAAGTATTCCTATAGATAAATTAACTGAAAAGGGCTCCTATAATGTGTCGGTTATAATCGATTATGGAGATAATGAGACACTAGAAATGGGAGAATTAAATTT
Coding sequences within it:
- a CDS encoding histone H1; this translates as MKELIEKINAEFEAFTTEANQQVEKGNKAAGTRARKSALELSKLFKDFRKVSVEESKK
- a CDS encoding M20/M25/M40 family metallo-hydrolase, whose translation is MKINTFFAVPAVVLASQFVNAQSTTQKLNPIVESFVNETNNHSQLEDMAFELLDGIGPRLVGTPEMLKSNEWTANKLKSWGIEANLQQFGTWKGWQRGITHVDMVYPRVKSLSATQLAWSPSTKKAVEAEVIVLPKVSSKAEFDQWLPSVKGKIVLMAQYQKIGRSDEQIKEFATPELYEKLKAEKEQASKDFRDYVKNIGYDNNTLPEALEKAGAAGIAISNWTGIMGANRIFGAKTSKIPMFDIDVEDYGMLYRMAEKGSKPRIKIDAQSKILPDAKTFNTVGMIKGSEKPNEYVILSAHLDSWDGAQGATDNGTGVLTMLETMRILKKYYPNPKRTIVVGLWGSEEQGLNGSRGFVADNPEIIKGTQAVFNQDNGTGRVVNIAGQGFVKSYDYIGKWLNAVPKNVRDHIKTDFPGMPGGGGSDHASFVAAGVPGFSLSSLNWGYFGYTWHTTKDTYDKIVFDEVKNNVILTATLAYMASEDPEFTSRERRTMPENDKGEVAKWPELKEPRRDSKDYK
- a CDS encoding RDD family protein codes for the protein MKRISELKERKTTRRATRNFDSEGRRIYDEFEYDLPYKADFPRSEKQRECAKILDIIPLFLIFLFVFKQNLFLSFLFSIPSVIIIGSITETLWGTTLGKKFFKMIAIDDFGNFPDFSTSLKRNFLCLANFHPSFSEYTTKNVAFGTQTFFRTDLSMHMNNKLCKTYIVKERQLSEIKKLLNHKILN
- a CDS encoding helix-turn-helix domain-containing protein, which produces MHQVSDELKENGFSITLVSDIIERNNFSRKFNTLEYFAIYLVAEDLNITVEHKPYHIPGGNSVFIGPQKKVEFGNALGKEIYAIVFTKEFFDKTSKDSIYLNSSIFFNSKSHIFVAPYFGNNDYNKIILIERLKRFSAIDEKNIYFSAAHNAIESLILDAHLHIDHKNDPKEHLESVSLVNRFTVILQRDYKIEKKVSHYADELRVSSRKLTDMTEFVYGKSAKQMIIEKVRFECEKAIKFSNKTLSEIAFDLGFKDEGNFTNFVKKHSGKKPSDMREMIG
- a CDS encoding carboxypeptidase-like regulatory domain-containing protein; protein product: MKHISFLFVLLSAFFSAQKLQVVDAENGKPIANARIILSDQLVYTNEDGFASVTNDSKNFEISASGFKKENFKNFSSVIKLQPAFKEIEEVKIIAVDIKTLFEDVFKNYHKRYYDEPSVYDVVMKQKFFDNKKLHFMAISEAKFWSKSNMYNFRDGFDKKYDDILQLQLNNVKYIKRNNTDSVFFAQTDEVNHDNMGIYFFNYELNRTIRNIKFHNSKHSGTLISEEDGEQFISFKIKTERGTNIEGTIKYNKADKVITFFEANYTMDDLPTEKKVSTDGREFNYKYGQAKLTYDFYKKDGVYVPALSKFESDNYVMFYKDETHVKRAIREVVYNTFARSDKKGLDPKVDFNKSIWLNVPVKDDKESTVLLSEEEQEFINKK
- a CDS encoding AraC family transcriptional regulator, with translation MQNAKSKCSLIENENGFLDDSIEKEAYIWYEENWQHDDDEHLHQRAQLTFVKEGYQYFHIDNKVYLVPQNHVIWIPSLQKHKITSEAETVKLMVSLFKNIPENQFYKTTHVFPAPPILKEMIFYAKKWNKETAENHEQEAFMNALLISLPNFCKENTALQIPLPSDLRLLEVCQFINLNFKNDYSIEELAETANLSVRSLQRIFKQETGISIKKYAQLIKILKSIELINSNQFTLSEVAYKVGYKSLSAFTSSYQAIMNTKPKVSKNI
- a CDS encoding molecular chaperone, whose product is MNKITLLIYFLMIQISAQTGISVSPPRIYFESAAGSSSTQKITVTNVSSKNTLDLAVSLGDWDYDEKGENRMYAAGTLKNSCASWINIKKDDNYFSLGPGERKDIEVTLTQPNINQDKLSAHTAVLFVSQMNPVDDVDSNGAKIKVSIRSGIKVFHKAPEVTKRKIEIKDLKFDSSKKLLNITFENQSDIWTDGKIITDIINTSTGKKITIDPLVFYTLPGNIRKVSIPIDKLTEKGSYNVSVIIDYGDNETLEMGELNFNYE
- a CDS encoding Atu1372/SO_1960 family protein, which codes for MKTLNRFLAVFILTIISNAMMAQNNKAKVLVLIHSDNGGTYELAKQISNGIEANVNVQSIIKQVKSSSNSSLKDIPVASVEELSSYDGIAFGSPVYFGNISTGMSEFLSKTVNLWTNHALEGMPATVFMSAGSGAGNELAVQAFWNSLSVHGMVLVSNGIRGVEKIDKNIPQGNTVLGVTSLASIKNVERPSSGEKEIAFEQGKNFAKVVFALKGTFNKNSEIKISQNKSIEKVLAEKNIVLPNVPKPAGNYQPLVRSGNLVFINQVALKDGKILYPGKLGVSVDENQVKEAAKQTMLNVLAVLKDAVNGDLDKVKKVVQLTGIFNTKDDYTKHADLMNVASDLVVDVFGDKGKHARATFGASSVPVNSSVEIQAIFEVE
- a CDS encoding GLPGLI family protein, with amino-acid sequence MKNILLSTVLLAGFAGKAQTHRFIYDVEYKKDSTENVTTKENYHLDIESKMIKYYPRDFFVGDSLVTRNLPITDGSKFNTSHIITHKSSTADYDYYDVLENVVLKLSSKNTQNWKLTNEKKKVKDLNMQKATTNWGGRNWTAWFTTDIPFQEGPYKFHGLPGLITELYDDKNNYKFELVKTQKIANPKGNMYIDYMLGSSVAVDETKYKDSKLKYYDSPVNYLRNATQQTRSNEGFHLNDGTKVGQNNSREINERLKEKIRKYNNPIELDKAIKYSL